From Carassius auratus strain Wakin chromosome 10, ASM336829v1, whole genome shotgun sequence, a single genomic window includes:
- the LOC113109941 gene encoding spindle and kinetochore-associated protein 2, with amino-acid sequence METVDKLEAMFQKAEADIEYVEKRLKFDFMANAREAGTFEGNPVQLLENLSAIKARHAALCTQVEEITAEQKRSMDSIRAHLDTTVQLVQQLQNTADVQVPPLTKEEQEARDFLCSSIAALNVEDVPTGEPQTQAQSESQNVCDEVSEGTFETIPRSVRGNLKLNDLNMLYKQLSEYFSDKDRGPISTQRMKKLNMKVSDSALKTLQHLKIIELDKKGLVSLLAKTGTK; translated from the exons ATGGAGACAGTTGATAAGCTGGAGGCGATG TTCCAGAAAGCAGAAGCTGATATAGAATATGTGGAAAAGCGGCTGAAATTTGACTTCATGGCCAATGCGCGAGAAGCGGGCACGTTTGAG GGAAACCCTGTTCAGCTGCTGGAGAACCTGTCGGCGATCAAAGCACGGCATGCGGCCCTGTGCACGCAGGTGGAGGAGATTACGGCTGAACAGAAACGATCAATGGATTCAATACGAGCTCACCTGGACACCACTGTGCAGCTGGTTCAACAGCTGCAGAACACAGCAGATGTGCAG GTTCCACCGCTGACAAAAGAAGAACAAGAAGCGAGAGATTTTCTCTGCTCATCCATCGCCGCATTAAATGTAGAG GATGTGCCTACAGGAGAACCTCAAACTCAAGCACAGTCTGAAT CACAGAACGTGTGTGACGAGGTTTCTGAGGGGACTTTTGAGACCATCCCACGGAGTGTACGTGGTAACTTGAAGCTGAATGACCTCAACATGCTCTATAAGCAGTTATCCGAGTACTTCTCCGATAAGGACAG GGGGCCAATAAGCACTCAGAGGATGAAGAAGCTGAACATGAAAGTCAGTGATTCTGCATTGAAGACCTTACAGCATCTCAAAATCATTGAACTGGATAAAAAAGGACTTGTGTCATTGCTGGCAAAAACAGGAACAAAATAG
- the tex14 gene encoding uncharacterized protein tex14: protein MTGVQPMPCPVLLGTVKGGGLSALLHRYTIEKKVAKVENVLKKGVGVDSMNHLGQTPLFCASLLGFASVAEKLLQYGANPNHRCNDGSTPVHAAVFSCNPWLLSSLLDSGGDLRLHDDQGRMPKDWAKAGAQENSPKMLAFLKRCESQMQSLLQTHSSRDARTTPTSSKTLLSSPSLLKLLRPWASGLTHEDKINHKMSACDMTMQCFGYGKLYSERPELGLGLAASVPLISESDLTQANDELLNSFMCGSFIRMTNCSWKGCRVTVKELHDQIVQQYEERDGLLDLLISEQEYCCQLSHPHLLLLMAVSVSIDLDSTKLVYERVNVGSLYSLLHQKRDEYPLLQLVDLLSVVLQVCEVLMYLHGRSLVLRALSSHTVLIVHPGIAKVTGLGFIVPSEGTSTYTPPLVPLPLSLINWAAPEVIRCRACTGKADLYSVCTLIQEIYTDALPWGSTDPRWIKRSVEAGQALIANPAVPEPYYQFLQEGLQHRAQHRTSNLHDLCFNLRCYIREIRSENKRSGWNSWSALQSIPRWNTDINQTREQDKSVYQDSRTAVHKETQENHLEGIYKEEEESTTDTDYLHWDISHSDVTALHEWPTTHHIPLSEPPCSNCSDTDKDLAISRSISKHTGSIVLNLKVSQVLLQQAEQSLDNVEATQLDAPCFDEVDAVMKRVNMAKECSDGVGKAVGPPFKNYIPNWTINGDEEDSQYSSAQDESFDSTSLPRSVKEENRDLKRVETTKRGQQQTGRQKSERLHVRFGLSETQKDDTHQSLKNHVQTKPSWTSEVSEMVALMTHGWLGSPLSAFGSSDSEDVGEQQLHLQDSHSVKGYQEYENQESTDLEHLFKSFAGIQSDSEESTNDRTIYHTFDVTNGVLEVTSQTEDEGSSDCLDCTQTQQSSMFYTPKHHLSNHTSSGEERSQSLSSEDELDVTVEVCRPSTSPAEGKQAGENSLSEYQLAQEDSTESESITPVHRCIPTISCLPDLAEIADLSSISCSPASHLEWVESAEAPPIPLSRGHPPCNSTPRSPKGHRTHLRDVQGSNEPLPHLQSLLDTSPWGSAPSNTVCTESFATVSAGDSSTTNASVSSILQSPVKINISKDGREEIDSASSGNVEFITASSGARQTTETIQGPSEETEHPAENNNVGEEGAEVGEDDPSDSERQCEQESSDEKVFDDENIAEKMEGCEGENPCQIHDLHPDHNPAENANCQKREKRHSLDETERASSTLDEDLQRMFLERATEQRNPRDPGSLVSDIKGEGDVREDLGCPEGHYIETATECINKLGEKIEAADQENHPNSGGLEQTLPESVKLHC from the exons ATGACAGGGGTTCAGCCAATGCCCTGTCCAGTGCTCCTAGGCACAGTAAAAGGAGGAGGTTTATCAGCTCTTCTGCACAGATACACAATTGAGAAAAAAGTAGCAAAAGTGGAGAATGTGCTCAAAAAAG GTGTGGGAGTTGACAGCATGAATCACCTTGGACAGACACCACTCTTTTGTGCGTCTCTCCTTGGCTTTGCCAGTGTAGCAGAGAAACTTCTACAGTATGGGGCAAACCCAAATCA CCGCTGTAATGATGGAAGTACCCCCGTTCATGCTGCAGTTTTCTCTTGTAATCCCTGGCTGCTGAGTTCACTGCTGGATTCTGGCGGTGACCTGCGTCTCCATGATGACCAGGGCCGGATGCCAAAGGACTGGGCTAAGGCAGGTGCTCAGGAGAACAGTCCGAAG ATGCTTGCTTTTCTGAAGAGATGTGAGTCTCAAATGCAGAGCTTGCTGCAAACCCATTCGTCCAGGGATGCGCGTACCACCCCAACCTCCTCAAAGACACTGCTCAGCTCTCCATCCCTGCTTAAGCTTTTGCGACCTTG GGCATCTGGACTCACTCATGaagataaaataaatcataagatGTCTGCCTGTGATATGACGATGCAGTGTTTTGGCTATGGAAAG TTATACTCTGAGAGGCCAGAGTTGGGTCTGGGACTGGCTGCTTCTGTGCCCTTGATAAGTGAAAGTGATTTAACTCAAGCTAATGATGAGCTTCTTAATTCCTTTATGTGTGGATCTTTCATACGTATGACCAA TTGCAGTTGGAAAGGATGTCGTGTCACTGTTAAAGAGCTGCATGATCAGATTGTGCAACAATATGAAGAACGTGATGGTCTCCTGGATCTGCTCATTTCTGAGCAGGAGTATTGCTG TCAGCTATCTCACCCGCACCTGCTGCTGCTGATGGCTGTGAGTGTGTCCATTGACCTGGACAGCACAAAGCTGGTCTATGAGAGAGTAAATGTGGGGTCCCTGTACAGTCTGCTGCACCAAAAG CGGGATGAGTATCCTCTCCTACAGCTGGTTGACCTGTTATCAGTGGTGCTACAGGTGTGTGAGGTGTTAATGTACCTGCATGGCCGGTCTCTGGTGCTCCGGGCCCTTTCCTCACACACTGTACTCATTGTGCACCCTGGAATTGCCAAGGTTACAGGCCTCGGGTTTATTGTGCCCAG TGAGGGAACGAGCACCTACACCCCACCTCTCGTTCCTCTACCTCTCAGCCTTATCAACTGGGCAGCTCCAGAAGTGATCAGATGTAGAGCATGTACAGGAAAAGCCGATCTCTATAGTGTGTGCACCCTTATACAGGAGATCTACACAG ATGCTTTGCCATGGGGCTCCACAGACCCACGCTGGATAAAACGGTCGGTTGAAGCTGGACAGGCTCTGATAGCAAACCCTGCCGTGCCTGAGCCTTATTACCAGTTCCTGCAGGAGGGCCTGCAACACAGAGCCCAGCACAGGACCAGCAACCTGCACGACTTGTGCTTTAATTTACGCTGTTATATAAGG GAGATAAGAAGCGAGAATAAGAGAAGTGGATGGAACTCATGGTCAGCTCTTCAGAGCATCCCTAGATGGAACACTGACATCAATCAGACGAGAGAGCAGGACAAATCTG TATATCAGGACAGCAGGACTGCAGTTCATAAGGAGACCCAAGAAAATCACCTGGAAGGAATCTACAAAGAAGAAGAGGAGTCCACCACAGACACTGATTACCTCCACTGGGATATTTCGCATAGTGACGTCACTGCTTTGCATGAATGGCCAACTACCCATCATATTCCACTTTCTGAGCCACCTTGTTCTAACTGTAGTGATACAGACAAGGATCTGGCAATTAGCCGCTCCATCTCAAAGCATACTGGCTCCATTGTTCTCAACCTTAAAGTGTCTCAGGTTCTTCTACAGCAGGCTGAACAGAGTCTGGATAATGTAGAGGCCACCCAATTGGACGCTCCATGCTTTGATGAGGTGGATGCTGTGATGAAGAGGGTGAACATGGCAAAAGAGTGCAGTGATGGTGTTGGGAAGGCTGTGGGACCACCGTTTAAAAATTATATTCCCAACTGGACCATTAATGGAGATGAGGAGGACAGTCAGTACAGCTCGGCTCAAGATGAGAGCTTCGACAGCACATCCCTTCCTAGGAGTGTAAAG GAAGAGAACAGGGACTTGAAGAGAGTTGAAACAACAAAAAGAGGACAGCAACAGACAGGACGTCAAAAGTCAGAGAG GTTACATGTGCGGTTTGGGTTGTCTGAGACTCAGAAAGATGACACACACCAATCTCTTAAAAATCACGTCCAAACAAAACCCTCATGGACCA GTGAGGTTAGTGAAATGGTGGCCCTAATGACACATGGGTGGTTGGGGTCACCCTTGAGTGCTTTTGGCAGCAGTGACAGTGAGGATGTAGGAGAGCAACAGCTCCACCTACAGGACAGCCATAGTGTGAAAGGCTACCAGGAATATGAGAACCAGGAAAGCACTGATCTGGAGCATCTATTCAAGAGTTTTGCTG GTATTCAGAGTGATAGTGAGGAGAGCACAAATGACCGCACGATCTATCACACTTTTGATGTGACCAACGGAGTGCTGGAGGTGACAAGCCAAACTGAG GATGAGGGAAGTTCAGATTGTTTGGACTGTACACAGACACAGCAGTCTAGCATGTTCTACACACCCAAACATCACCTGTCCAACCACACATCATCTGGTGAAGAGCGTTCTCag TCACTGAGCTCAGAGGACGAGTTGGACGTCACAGTGGAGGTGTGTCGTCCCAGCACATCTCCAGCAGAGGGAAAGCAGGCTGGTGAAAACAGTCTGAGTG AATACCAGCTTGCTCAAGAGGACTCAACAGAATCTGAATCCATTACTCCAGTGCACAGGTGTATTCCTACCATCAG TTGTTTGCCAGACCTGGCTGAGATTGCAGACCTCTCCAGCATATCCTGTTCACCAGCCAGTCACCTAGAATGGGTGGAGTCAGCCGAAGCCCCGCCCATCCCTCTCAGCAGAGGACATCCACCCTGTAACAGCACCCCACGCAGCCCAAAAG GCCATAGGACACACCTTAGAGATGTGCAGGGTAGCAATGAGCCCCTCCCTCACCTCCAGAGCTTGTTGGACACGTCACCATGGGGCAGTGCTCCATCCAATACTGTCTGCACAGAGAGTTTCGCCACAGTCAGCGCAGGAGACAGCAGCACT ACAAATGCCTCTGTGTCCAGCATCCTGCAGTCTCCAGTAAAAATCAACATCTCTAAGGATGGAAGGGAGGAAATAGACTCTGCCTCCAGCGGTAATGTAGAGTTCATCACTGCCAGCTCTGGAGCCAGACAGACCACTGAGACCATCCAGGGGCCCAGTGAAGAGACAGAGCATCCTGCTG AGAATAATAATGTGGGTGAGGAGGGAGCGGAGGTAGGTGAAGATGACCCGTCAGACTCTGAACGTCAATGTGAGCAAGAGTCCTCTGATGAAAAGGTGTTTGATGATGAAAACATTGCAGAGAAGATGGAAGGATGTGAGGGTGAAAACCCATGTCAGATACATG accttCATCCAGATCACAACCCTGCTGAAAATGCAAACTGTCAGAAAAGAGAGAAGAGACACAGCCTTGATGAAACTGAGAG GGCAAGCTCCACCCTTGATGAGGATCTACAGAGAATGTTTTTGGAAAGAGCCACAGAACAGAGAAACCCTAGAGACCCAGGGTCCCT CGTGTCTGACATAAAAGGAGAGGGGGATGTGAGAGAGGACTTGGGTTGTCCAGAAGGGCACTACATAGAGACAGCAACAG AATGTATAAACAAGCTAGGAGAGAAGATTGAGGCAGCTGATCAGGAGAACCATCCTAACAG CGGAGGTCTTGAGCAGACACTTCCAGAGTCAGTCAAACTGCACTGTTGA
- the LOC113109942 gene encoding malate dehydrogenase, mitochondrial: MFSRIARPTATLVRSLSTSSQHNAKVAVLGASGGIGQPLSLLLKNSPLVSELSLYDIAHTPGVAADLSHIETRATVTGYMGADQLGAALKGCEVVVIPAGVPRKPGMTRDDLFNTNATIVATLTDACARHCPQAMICIISNPVNSTIPITAEVMKKHGVYNPNRVFGVTTLDIVRANTFVAELKGLDPARVNVPVVGGHAGKTIIPLISRCTPKVEFPADQLSALTGRIQEAGTEVVKAKAGAGSATLSMAYAGARFTFSLLDAMNGKEGVVECAFVRSEETECKYFSTPLLLGKNGIEKNLGLGKLSAFEEKLVAEAMDELKGSIKKGEDFVANMK; the protein is encoded by the exons ATGTTCTCCCGCATCGCTAGACCAACCGCCACCCTCGTCCGGAGCTTGTCCACGTCCTCCCAG CACAATGCGAAAGTAGCTGTCCTGGGTGCCTCAGGTGGCATCGGGCAGCCCCTGTCCCTCCTGCTGAAGAACAGCCCTTTAGTGAGCGAGCTTTCGCTCTATGATATTGCTCACACTCCAGGAGTGGCTGCTGACCTCAGTCACATTGAGACCAGAGCCACTGTCACAG GATACATGGGAGCAGATCAGCTGGGTGCTGCACTGAAAGGTTGTGAAGTTGTTGTCATCCCTGCTGGTGTCCCAAGGAAGCCTG gtatgacCCGTGATGATCTGTTTAACACCAATGCCACCATTGTGGCCACATTAACTGATGCTTGCGCCCGTCACTGTCCTCAGGCCATGATCTGCATCATTTCAAACCCA GTGAACTCCACCATCCCGATCACTGCAGAGGTGATGAAGAAACATGGCGTCTACAACCCCAACAGAGTCTTTGGTGTCACAACACTGGATATTGTCAGAGCAAACACTTTTGTTGCTGAGCTCAAA GGCCTTGATCCCGCCAGAGTCAATGTGCCCGTTGTTGGAGGACATGCAGGAAAGACCATAATTCCTCTCATTTCACGG tGTACTCCCAAGGTCGAGTTCCCTGCAGATCAGCTGTCTGCCCTGACAGGTAGGATCCAGGAAGCAGGAACTGAGGTTGTGAAGGCTAAAGCCGGTGCAG gCTCTGCCACTCTCTCAATGGCCTATGCTGGAGCCAGGTTCACATTCTCCCTTCTCGATGCCATGAATGGAAAAGAGGGTGTTGTTGAATGTGCATTTGTGAGATCTGAGGAGACAGAATGCAAATACTTCTCTACACCTCTCCTCCTCGGG AAAAACGGCATTGAAAAGAACCTTGGTCTTGGCAAGCTCTCTGCGTTTGAGGAGAAGCTGGTAGCTGAAGCCATGGATGAACTGAAGGGCTCTATCAAGAAAGGAGAAGATTTTGTTGCAAACATGAAGTGA